The following proteins are co-located in the Paludibaculum fermentans genome:
- a CDS encoding slipin family protein, protein MIWKRIAVGDRERVLVIRDGRFDTILGPGEHNLFVSPLTRLETVVCRTDGLIFESEWNRFLLKQRQDLIDTFFVLVETSDVEVAMVSADGRLFHVLPPARRALYWKGEVEVTAEVVVVIDAPEVPAAKLPALERLGSAAPVTMARVAEGQAGLLYLDNKFTRTLEAGKHAFWNASSPRVDTVDLRRQTMEIAGQDILTRDKVSLRVNISAEYQVADPVMAARSAKDPAALLYRALQLAVRRTLGHRTLDEVLADKTDVDETVAQEVREELSVCGLRVGAIALKDVILPGDVRDILNQVVTAEKQAQANIIRRREETAATRSLLNTARLMEENPLLVRLKELETLERVVEKVDRVTVTDGLAGLLTNLVTIK, encoded by the coding sequence ATGATCTGGAAGCGCATTGCCGTAGGCGACCGCGAGCGGGTTCTGGTGATCCGCGACGGCCGCTTCGACACCATCCTCGGCCCCGGCGAGCACAACCTGTTCGTCTCCCCGCTCACGCGGCTGGAGACGGTGGTCTGCCGCACCGACGGGCTGATTTTCGAGAGCGAGTGGAACCGGTTTCTGCTGAAGCAGCGGCAGGACCTGATTGACACCTTCTTCGTCCTGGTGGAGACCAGCGACGTCGAGGTGGCGATGGTTTCGGCCGACGGCCGGCTGTTCCATGTGCTGCCGCCCGCGCGACGGGCGCTGTACTGGAAGGGCGAGGTCGAGGTCACCGCCGAGGTCGTCGTCGTGATCGACGCGCCCGAGGTTCCGGCGGCCAAGTTGCCGGCTCTCGAACGCCTGGGCTCCGCCGCACCCGTGACGATGGCACGGGTGGCGGAGGGCCAGGCCGGCCTGCTGTATCTCGACAACAAGTTCACTCGTACCCTGGAGGCCGGCAAGCACGCCTTCTGGAACGCCTCGAGCCCGCGCGTCGACACGGTCGACCTGCGGCGCCAGACCATGGAAATCGCCGGCCAGGATATTCTCACGCGCGACAAGGTTTCGCTGCGTGTGAACATCTCGGCTGAGTACCAGGTAGCCGATCCGGTGATGGCGGCCCGCAGCGCCAAGGATCCGGCCGCCCTGCTCTACCGCGCCCTGCAGCTGGCGGTGCGCCGCACGCTGGGGCACCGGACCCTCGACGAGGTTTTGGCCGATAAGACCGACGTCGACGAGACTGTGGCGCAGGAGGTGCGCGAAGAGCTGTCCGTCTGCGGCCTGCGCGTGGGCGCCATCGCGTTGAAGGACGTCATCCTGCCCGGAGATGTGCGTGACATCCTCAACCAAGTGGTCACCGCCGAGAAGCAGGCGCAGGCCAACATCATCCGGCGCCGGGAAGAGACCGCGGCCACCCGCTCGCTGTTGAACACCGCCCGGCTGATGGAAGAGAACCCGCTGCTCGTCCGGCTCAAGGAGCTGGAGACCCTGGAGCGGGTGGTGGAAAAGGTGGACCGTGTCACCGTTACGGACGGCCTGGCCGGACTGCTGACTAACCTGGTGACGATCAAGTAA
- a CDS encoding AAA family ATPase encodes MRTSIEVIRPRGMNAEGLHELAAGLRRRVVGQGEAIEAIVPYVELFESGLAPAGRPVGVFLLLGPTGTGKTRTVEALADALHGSERNVLRIDCGEFQLEHEVAKLIGAPPGYLGHRETQPMISQQKLNAVASERSGLSIVLLDEIEKAAPSMRRLLLGVLDKAALKLGDNTTVNFERSLIFMTSNLGAREMMAELHDRFGLASALPSKANAKTLRAISTGAVRRRFSPEFVNRVDAMLTYQPLDRDATEKILDLQLEALDRHIAQRLGSSAFPLELTRDARNFLIERGTSAEYGARELKRAIHRHLIQPLARLVLDKAVDEGEVLSVGVDRDGSALRFASKCRGARAA; translated from the coding sequence ATGCGTACTTCGATTGAGGTGATCCGGCCCCGCGGCATGAACGCGGAAGGCTTACATGAATTGGCCGCGGGCTTACGGCGGCGGGTAGTGGGACAGGGCGAGGCGATAGAGGCGATCGTGCCTTACGTCGAACTCTTCGAGTCGGGGCTGGCTCCGGCTGGGCGTCCAGTGGGGGTATTCCTGCTGCTGGGGCCCACGGGTACCGGCAAGACGCGCACGGTGGAGGCGCTGGCTGACGCCCTGCATGGCAGTGAGCGCAACGTGTTGCGCATCGACTGCGGGGAGTTCCAATTGGAGCACGAAGTGGCGAAGCTGATTGGCGCGCCGCCCGGCTACCTGGGCCATCGCGAGACCCAGCCCATGATCAGCCAGCAGAAGCTGAATGCCGTCGCGAGCGAACGCAGCGGCCTGTCCATCGTCCTGCTGGACGAGATTGAAAAGGCGGCTCCGTCGATGCGGCGCCTGCTGCTGGGCGTGCTGGACAAGGCCGCGCTGAAGCTGGGCGACAACACTACCGTGAACTTCGAGCGCAGCCTGATCTTCATGACTTCAAACCTGGGGGCGCGCGAGATGATGGCGGAACTGCACGACCGTTTCGGCCTGGCCTCCGCGCTGCCCTCCAAGGCCAATGCGAAGACCTTGCGCGCGATCAGCACCGGAGCGGTGCGCAGGCGGTTTTCGCCCGAGTTCGTAAATCGGGTGGATGCGATGCTCACCTATCAGCCGCTGGACCGCGATGCCACCGAGAAGATCCTGGACCTGCAACTCGAGGCGCTGGATCGGCATATTGCGCAGCGCTTGGGGTCCTCCGCATTCCCTTTGGAACTGACGCGGGACGCACGCAATTTCCTGATCGAGCGTGGAACCAGCGCGGAGTACGGCGCCCGGGAGCTGAAGCGGGCTATCCACCGGCACCTGATCCAGCCGTTGGCAAGGCTGGTCCTGGACAAAGCTGTAGACGAAGGGGAGGTCCTCTCCGTAGGCGTGGACAGGGATGGAAGTGCGCTGCGCTTTGCGTCGAAATGCAGGGGCGCCAGAGCGGCATAA
- the infA gene encoding translation initiation factor IF-1, which produces MSKEDCIEVTGTVVEKFPSGLFSVQLDAERLVLAHLAGKLRRNRIRVLAGDRVTLEMSPYDLTKGRITYRHK; this is translated from the coding sequence ATGAGCAAAGAAGATTGCATTGAAGTGACTGGCACGGTGGTGGAAAAGTTTCCCAGCGGCCTGTTTAGCGTACAGCTCGATGCCGAGCGTCTCGTGCTGGCTCACCTGGCTGGCAAGCTGCGCCGTAACCGGATTCGTGTCCTGGCCGGCGATCGCGTCACCTTGGAGATGTCACCTTACGACCTCACCAAGGGCCGCATCACCTACCGCCACAAATAG
- a CDS encoding GGDEF domain-containing protein has translation MDCLDGADARFRLALCCYVAALEGVQQHVFEALAGKAGGSPLSLEAEAATLRATPDDLAFENARMKLDSLLCTSSGQIERHLAGVVDLEEVLSMLTSARQSLSKRQESKEEELRAVASTLDEASREDGLDQLRRRIRQEAQRVSVLVQQMHADNQRMLQELDEEMNRYRRRLNDAADSANHDALTGLGNRRLVNDRLAELIDSGTPLCLLMLDFNRFKLINDIHGHLAGDELLRAFAARLRNHLRQDDIAARWGGDEFVIALPCAITDAMARTRLLQQNLSGEYSIRLSGKSLRIQLTVSIGIAEYRPGETVNQLMTRADESLYTHKHR, from the coding sequence ATGGATTGCCTCGACGGGGCGGATGCGCGGTTCCGCCTGGCGCTATGCTGCTACGTGGCCGCCCTGGAGGGCGTCCAACAGCATGTATTCGAGGCACTTGCCGGCAAAGCAGGCGGCTCTCCACTCAGCCTGGAAGCGGAGGCCGCGACACTCCGGGCAACTCCGGACGATCTCGCTTTCGAAAACGCCCGGATGAAGCTGGACTCTCTACTGTGCACCTCATCCGGCCAGATCGAGCGCCACCTGGCGGGCGTCGTTGACCTGGAAGAAGTCCTGTCCATGCTCACCTCGGCGCGGCAATCTCTCTCCAAACGTCAGGAATCAAAAGAGGAGGAACTCCGCGCGGTAGCCTCCACACTGGACGAGGCGTCGAGAGAGGACGGGCTCGACCAGTTGCGCCGGAGGATCCGGCAGGAGGCCCAACGCGTGAGTGTGCTCGTCCAGCAGATGCACGCGGACAATCAGCGGATGTTGCAGGAGTTGGATGAGGAGATGAACCGCTACCGCAGGCGCCTGAACGATGCCGCCGATTCGGCCAACCACGACGCACTCACCGGGCTGGGCAACCGGCGGCTGGTGAACGACCGGCTGGCTGAACTCATCGACTCAGGCACCCCGCTGTGCCTGTTGATGCTCGATTTCAACCGCTTCAAATTGATCAACGACATCCATGGCCATCTGGCCGGCGACGAACTGCTGCGTGCGTTTGCCGCGCGCCTGCGGAATCACCTTAGGCAGGACGACATTGCGGCCCGGTGGGGCGGCGACGAGTTCGTTATCGCGCTGCCCTGTGCCATCACCGACGCCATGGCACGAACGAGACTGCTCCAGCAGAACCTGAGCGGGGAATATTCCATCCGGTTGAGCGGTAAATCCCTCCGGATTCAACTGACAGTGTCGATCGGCATTGCGGAGTACCGGCCCGGCGAGACGGTCAATCAGCTGATGACCCGCGCTGACGAATCCCTCTATACCCATAAGCACAGGTAG
- a CDS encoding SDR family NAD(P)-dependent oxidoreductase, translating into MRQFKEKTILIIGAGRGIGKRLAIGFAHAGARVGLMARSKAELDLANLEIEHAGGVSLRLRADVREYEQVAAAVDRLSVQFGGVDLLICAHAVFGSIGPLAESLPAQWADATATNVVGTMNACRAVLPGMLERRGGKIILLVGPGSESPRPNFSAYSATQAALVRFAETLSEEVREANVQVNCMNPGATYTSLTDEILEAGDRAGWKEAKDATQIRTTGGTAPDKQIQLAQFLASERSNHLSGKLISIHDDWKKLENANAHAEMFTLRRLQKV; encoded by the coding sequence GTGCGCCAATTCAAAGAAAAGACAATCCTCATCATCGGCGCGGGACGCGGCATCGGGAAACGGCTGGCAATCGGATTTGCCCACGCCGGAGCGCGTGTCGGGCTGATGGCTCGCAGCAAAGCAGAGTTGGACCTGGCCAACCTCGAGATCGAGCACGCCGGAGGAGTATCTCTCCGCCTGCGGGCCGATGTCCGGGAGTACGAGCAGGTTGCGGCCGCCGTCGATCGACTGAGCGTGCAATTCGGCGGGGTCGATCTCCTCATCTGCGCCCATGCGGTGTTCGGCTCCATCGGACCGTTGGCAGAGAGCCTGCCGGCCCAGTGGGCGGATGCCACGGCCACGAATGTTGTGGGTACGATGAACGCATGCCGGGCCGTACTGCCCGGCATGCTCGAACGCCGGGGCGGCAAGATCATCCTGCTGGTCGGGCCGGGCAGCGAGAGTCCACGTCCCAATTTCAGCGCCTATAGCGCCACCCAGGCGGCGCTGGTCCGCTTCGCCGAAACGCTTTCGGAAGAGGTACGCGAGGCAAATGTGCAGGTGAACTGCATGAATCCGGGCGCCACTTACACCAGCCTGACCGACGAGATCCTGGAAGCAGGCGACCGTGCTGGCTGGAAAGAGGCCAAAGACGCCACGCAGATCCGCACAACCGGCGGCACCGCTCCGGATAAACAGATCCAACTAGCCCAGTTTCTTGCCTCGGAACGCTCCAATCACCTCAGCGGCAAACTGATCTCCATCCACGACGACTGGAAGAAACTGGAGAACGCCAACGCGCATGCCGAGATGTTTACGCTGCGCCGTTTGCAGAAGGTATAG
- a CDS encoding S8 family peptidase — protein MPDPPVPAFSDDNNRLNESLAKSIITEPLYGKIRREASGEVTARPQGHRVIIEVNLEFAAGRQAAVQATADMVEKVLMPPVAPPVGGADPLPAPGSHLATPSPTLPFLFAQLMWWQIFKLVQLNEDAGKLPRQRPIYHIWDDHEVSSMIVESVRTVKADAARVAFGARGQGITWAVLDSGIDASHEHFKSDYKNLELELPLSHWDFTGLSPATVAQPVDPYGHGSHVAGIIAGSYTPPAKELPALSLAARRQENAGGLAVPSVQYTKNEMGKTVYTGIAPAARLVSLRVLDEAGKGRASSIISAIEKILEINDYGRYLLIHGANLSVGYAFEPEWFACGQSPLCVAVNRLVRSGVVVVVAAGNTGYGLNRTQFAGPGSAGLMVSINDPGNAQDAITVGSTHRDSPHVYGVSYFSSKGPTGDGRLKPDLVAPGEKIQSCAAGKLLAQTGVAVTPEEQSRTYLENSGTSMAAPHVSGAVAAFLSIRREFIGQPSVVKNIFLESATDLGRERYFQGRGLLDLMRVIQSV, from the coding sequence ATGCCTGATCCCCCTGTGCCCGCATTTTCCGACGACAACAACCGGCTAAACGAGTCGCTGGCCAAGTCCATCATTACGGAGCCGCTCTACGGGAAGATCCGCCGCGAGGCATCCGGTGAGGTCACCGCGCGCCCGCAGGGGCACAGGGTGATCATCGAAGTGAACCTGGAGTTTGCGGCGGGACGCCAGGCGGCCGTGCAGGCGACAGCGGACATGGTAGAGAAGGTGCTGATGCCGCCCGTGGCTCCGCCGGTTGGGGGCGCTGACCCGCTGCCAGCGCCCGGCTCCCACCTGGCTACTCCGTCTCCCACTTTGCCCTTTCTCTTCGCCCAACTGATGTGGTGGCAGATCTTCAAGTTGGTGCAGTTGAACGAAGACGCGGGCAAGCTGCCCAGGCAGCGTCCCATCTATCACATCTGGGACGACCACGAAGTGTCGTCGATGATTGTGGAATCCGTGCGGACTGTCAAAGCCGATGCCGCCCGGGTGGCCTTCGGCGCCCGCGGCCAGGGGATTACATGGGCCGTGCTCGACTCCGGCATCGACGCGTCGCACGAGCACTTCAAGTCGGACTACAAGAACCTGGAGCTGGAGTTGCCCCTCTCCCACTGGGATTTTACGGGCCTCAGTCCGGCGACTGTCGCTCAGCCGGTGGATCCCTACGGTCACGGTTCCCATGTGGCCGGGATCATCGCCGGCAGCTACACTCCGCCGGCAAAGGAGTTGCCGGCCCTCAGCCTGGCCGCCAGGCGCCAGGAGAATGCCGGCGGACTCGCGGTCCCCAGTGTCCAGTACACCAAGAACGAGATGGGCAAGACGGTCTATACCGGCATTGCGCCCGCCGCGAGGCTGGTGAGCCTGCGCGTGCTGGACGAGGCAGGGAAGGGGCGTGCCAGTTCCATCATCTCGGCCATTGAAAAGATCCTCGAGATCAACGACTATGGCCGCTACCTGCTGATTCACGGGGCCAATCTCAGCGTCGGCTATGCCTTCGAGCCGGAGTGGTTTGCCTGCGGCCAGAGCCCGCTGTGCGTGGCCGTGAACCGTTTGGTTCGTTCCGGCGTGGTGGTTGTGGTGGCGGCCGGCAATACCGGCTATGGGCTGAATCGAACCCAATTCGCTGGACCCGGATCCGCCGGTCTGATGGTGAGCATCAACGATCCGGGCAATGCGCAGGACGCCATCACGGTGGGCTCCACGCACCGCGATTCCCCTCATGTCTATGGGGTTTCCTACTTCTCGTCAAAGGGACCAACCGGCGATGGCCGCCTGAAGCCCGACCTGGTGGCGCCCGGAGAGAAGATCCAATCCTGCGCCGCCGGTAAGCTGCTGGCGCAGACCGGGGTGGCCGTCACGCCCGAGGAGCAGTCGCGCACCTACCTGGAGAACAGCGGCACCAGCATGGCCGCTCCGCATGTTTCCGGCGCAGTGGCCGCGTTCCTCTCCATCCGCCGCGAATTCATTGGCCAACCCTCGGTGGTCAAAAACATCTTTCTCGAGTCCGCTACGGACCTTGGCCGCGAGCGCTATTTCCAGGGCCGCGGACTACTCGACCTGATGCGGGTCATCCAGTCGGTCTGA
- a CDS encoding Gfo/Idh/MocA family protein, producing MSQELSRRNFVAKAAALAAAPAVLPALGASDKISLGVIGTGGRGYYLSQRAYAGNAGRFQINAVCDTFSGNLARAKDLVQTQGKNSAKTYVDYKDLLADKSIDAVIIATPEHLHKTMLLDALAAGKNVYVEKPLAHTVEEAQEIMRVVSKSKSVVQVGTQNRSNSLYQMAKTMIAQGLIGDCHYVRAFWYRNALPNGGAAWRYPMPPDATPENTDWNKFLGTAPKREFYKPRYFQWRLYWDYSSGIATDLMVHQTDIIAYVMDRHFPSSVVATGGINRWVDGDDRDVPDTWSVLLDYPESKFHVNYSSYLGSDHFGYGEQFCGNEGTIEISKRSTLNFYPENYNGVSDIVKARKELSITIPNNDHLAVEAHLRNFFNSILGVEKPIAPPQAGYEAAIPGFLSVMSYRTGKKMLWDAKTDKYSAA from the coding sequence ATGAGCCAGGAACTCTCGAGACGTAACTTTGTAGCGAAAGCAGCCGCGCTGGCCGCTGCTCCGGCCGTGCTGCCGGCGCTGGGCGCCAGCGACAAGATCTCGCTTGGCGTGATCGGTACGGGAGGCCGCGGCTACTATCTATCCCAACGCGCTTATGCCGGCAATGCCGGCCGCTTTCAGATCAATGCCGTCTGCGACACGTTCTCAGGCAATCTGGCACGCGCCAAGGACCTCGTCCAGACGCAGGGTAAGAACAGTGCCAAGACGTACGTCGACTATAAGGACCTGCTGGCCGACAAGTCGATCGACGCCGTCATCATCGCCACGCCGGAGCATCTCCACAAGACGATGCTGCTGGACGCCCTTGCCGCCGGCAAGAACGTCTACGTCGAAAAGCCGCTCGCCCACACCGTGGAAGAGGCGCAGGAGATCATGCGCGTCGTCTCCAAGTCGAAGAGCGTCGTGCAGGTGGGTACGCAGAACCGCTCCAACAGCCTGTATCAGATGGCCAAGACGATGATTGCGCAGGGCCTCATCGGCGATTGCCACTACGTCCGCGCCTTCTGGTACCGCAACGCCCTGCCCAATGGCGGAGCCGCCTGGCGCTACCCGATGCCGCCGGACGCCACCCCCGAGAACACCGACTGGAATAAGTTCCTTGGCACCGCGCCCAAGCGTGAGTTCTACAAGCCCCGCTACTTCCAATGGCGCCTGTATTGGGACTACTCCAGCGGCATCGCGACCGACCTGATGGTCCACCAGACCGACATCATCGCCTATGTAATGGACCGCCACTTCCCCTCCTCCGTTGTAGCCACCGGCGGCATCAATCGCTGGGTGGATGGCGACGACCGCGATGTGCCGGATACCTGGAGCGTCCTGCTCGACTACCCCGAGAGCAAGTTCCATGTGAACTACTCCAGCTACCTGGGCAGCGACCACTTCGGCTACGGCGAACAGTTCTGCGGCAACGAAGGCACCATCGAGATCAGCAAGCGCTCGACGCTGAACTTCTACCCCGAGAACTACAACGGCGTGTCCGATATCGTGAAGGCCCGCAAGGAGCTTTCCATCACGATCCCGAACAACGACCACCTGGCGGTTGAAGCGCACCTTCGCAACTTCTTCAACTCGATTCTCGGCGTGGAGAAGCCCATCGCGCCGCCTCAGGCCGGCTACGAAGCCGCCATCCCCGGGTTCCTTTCGGTGATGAGCTATCGCACCGGCAAGAAGATGCTGTGGGACGCGAAGACCGACAAGTATTCCGCCGCCTAA
- a CDS encoding zinc metalloprotease HtpX: protein MNGLKTALLLGLMSGVLLVGGQLLGGRSGLQIGLILAVGMNFFSYFFSEKMALMSSGAIPVSETQNQEVYWRLEPMVRRLTERMGLPMPRLWVIPEQAPNAFATGRNPSHSSVAVTAGLLELMNDTELEGVIAHELGHVRHRDILISSIAATLAAAITYSAHMAMFFGGRRSDDDDAPNPLVAILMMLLAPIAAGLIQMAISRSREYSADAAAAKYTGSPNGLISALGKLETWSKRIPMDVSPAMSHMYIIKPFTGQTLARLFSTHPATEERIARLEGLRAQ from the coding sequence ATGAATGGTCTGAAAACGGCACTCCTCCTCGGCCTGATGAGCGGCGTCCTGTTAGTCGGCGGCCAACTGCTGGGCGGACGGAGCGGTCTACAAATTGGCTTGATCCTGGCGGTGGGCATGAACTTCTTCAGCTACTTCTTCTCAGAGAAGATGGCGCTGATGTCGAGCGGAGCCATCCCGGTGAGCGAAACACAGAACCAGGAGGTCTACTGGCGGCTGGAACCCATGGTGCGCCGCCTGACCGAACGCATGGGGCTGCCCATGCCGCGCCTGTGGGTGATCCCCGAACAGGCTCCGAACGCCTTTGCTACCGGGCGCAACCCCAGCCATTCGTCCGTCGCCGTGACGGCCGGACTGCTGGAACTAATGAACGATACGGAACTGGAAGGCGTGATCGCCCATGAATTGGGCCACGTCCGCCACCGCGACATCCTGATCAGTTCGATCGCCGCCACCCTGGCCGCGGCCATCACCTACTCGGCCCACATGGCCATGTTCTTCGGTGGCCGGCGCAGCGATGACGACGACGCTCCGAATCCGCTGGTGGCGATCCTCATGATGCTGCTGGCGCCGATCGCGGCCGGCCTGATCCAGATGGCGATTTCCCGCTCGCGCGAATACAGCGCGGATGCGGCCGCCGCGAAGTATACCGGTTCGCCGAACGGCCTGATTTCCGCCCTCGGCAAGCTCGAAACCTGGTCGAAGCGAATCCCGATGGACGTCTCCCCGGCCATGTCCCATATGTACATCATCAAACCGTTCACGGGCCAGACCCTGGCTCGCCTGTTCTCCACCCACCCGGCCACGGAAGAACGCATTGCCCGGCTGGAAGGGTTGCGCGCCCAGTGA
- a CDS encoding class I SAM-dependent rRNA methyltransferase produces the protein MSGVKVTRKAESRIESGHPWIFSSDVAERGQAQPGDAVRVLNLRGQCLGVAHYSSTSQIVLRMLSRKDQPIDRAFYLARLQAALKHRQHVVRESDSYRLVHAEGDLLPGLIVDRYGDYLSVQLLDQGMDAASEVLASCLEEVVQPKGILARNDVPVRKLESLPLVPKVLSGELPERVPVKMNGLSLQADLLHGQKTGVYLDQRENYVAAAHWARGRALDCFTSTGGFALHMAPSCESVEGIDSSAEALKTATANRDANGIKNVTFREANAFDYLAGLAAARRQFDTVVLDPPAFAKSKTNMDAALRGYKEINFKALKLLQPGGVLVTCSCSHHVNEGTLLQLVAEAALDAGKTLRVLERRAQAQDHPILLTVPETLYLKCLIFEVL, from the coding sequence GTGAGCGGCGTCAAGGTCACTCGCAAAGCCGAATCCCGGATTGAGTCCGGTCACCCCTGGATCTTCTCCAGCGACGTCGCGGAGCGCGGCCAAGCGCAGCCCGGCGATGCCGTGCGGGTGCTGAACCTGCGCGGGCAATGCCTGGGCGTCGCGCACTACAGCAGTACGTCGCAGATCGTGCTGCGCATGCTGTCGCGCAAGGACCAGCCCATTGACCGCGCCTTCTACCTGGCCCGGCTGCAGGCGGCGCTGAAGCACCGGCAGCATGTGGTGCGCGAGAGCGACAGCTACCGCCTGGTGCATGCCGAGGGTGACCTGCTGCCCGGCCTGATCGTCGACCGTTATGGCGACTACCTGTCCGTCCAGTTACTGGACCAGGGCATGGATGCCGCCAGCGAAGTGCTGGCCAGTTGCCTGGAAGAGGTGGTCCAGCCGAAGGGGATCCTGGCCCGCAATGACGTGCCAGTGCGCAAGCTGGAGTCGCTGCCGCTGGTGCCCAAGGTTTTGTCCGGCGAGCTGCCGGAGCGGGTTCCTGTCAAGATGAACGGCCTGTCCCTGCAGGCGGATCTGCTGCATGGCCAGAAGACCGGAGTCTATCTGGACCAGCGGGAAAACTATGTGGCGGCGGCCCATTGGGCGCGCGGCCGGGCGCTGGACTGCTTCACCTCGACTGGCGGGTTTGCGCTGCATATGGCGCCGAGCTGCGAGTCAGTGGAAGGCATCGATTCGAGCGCCGAAGCATTGAAAACGGCGACGGCCAACCGGGACGCCAACGGAATCAAAAACGTGACGTTCCGCGAGGCGAATGCGTTTGACTACCTGGCCGGCCTGGCGGCGGCACGGCGTCAGTTCGACACGGTGGTACTGGATCCGCCGGCTTTCGCGAAGTCGAAGACGAACATGGACGCGGCGCTGCGCGGGTACAAAGAGATCAACTTCAAGGCGTTGAAGCTGTTGCAGCCGGGCGGGGTGCTGGTGACGTGCTCCTGTTCGCATCATGTGAACGAGGGCACGCTGCTGCAGTTGGTGGCGGAGGCGGCGCTGGATGCGGGCAAGACGTTGCGGGTGCTGGAGCGCCGGGCGCAGGCCCAGGACCACCCGATTCTGCTGACGGTGCCGGAGACGCTGTACCTCAAGTGTTTGATCTTCGAGGTGTTGTAA